The sequence AGATTCCTCATATTTCGTAGTGATGAACTTGAATATTTCTGATTGGAGTGCAATACCTCTGCGGAGACGCAGGTATTCTTTCATTAAGGTGGGCAGATCACGGTCATAGCCAAGCAGAAATCTCTTTTCATCGTTATTACCACCGAAGCTGCTTGCAAAGGCCGACTTTGTGGCGTGCAATTCAGACTGCAGGCTCTTGATTAGTGGGCTCTCTGGTCCCAGCTTCGCTTCAGCCAGAGCGTATTCCAGTTCCCGTTTTATTACCTCAGCCTCAAGGACAGCAGCCGCCTCGAAAGTTGCTATAAGCTGGGCATCAACAATCGTCACATCATTATCTTCCTGGAAGCGGCTCAGGCTATCTTCCACGGCTGCCAGCTCCCTGCCAATTTCTTCTCGCCTTTCTTCAATGAACTCCCGATAATTCCTTGCTTCCTGTCCCTGATATTGACGATTAAGCAAATCCAACTGCTGAACGATCCCGAGAGCCACCTGCTGGACGAATCGTCTAACCGATTCTTCTCCAATCTTACCGAAAGAGAACCAGCTGGTATTGTGATCGAAGGAGAGTTCCAGCGTATTGTCTGTGGTGATGGTCACGGTGATGTGCGCGGCCAAACTTTGCACCGCCTGATCCATATTTCCGGCTTTGTATACCTCATCCAGATCGAAATTTCTAACGACATTCTCCTTGAGAGTTCGACTCTCCAAGATGGCTTTCAATAAAAATATCTCGGTTGATCCCCGTCCCAATCCAAGGCCGAGCAGATTCCCAGGGATTGCTTCATAAATAGTCAGCGGCGAGCTTTCGCGGGTAGGCACGATAACGGCCTTACTTTCAAAAGTCTTAGGCATTATCAAGCTGTAAATGGCCATCATCACAGCAGAAATCAGGACCACCCCGACAATGAAGCCTCGCCACCGGACTAGAACACCCAGATAGTCCAAAACCGATGGGTACTGTTTCTGTGGGTCAACGACAGTCATGGGCATCTCCTCGCGATATCATGGCTGACAATATAACGGATCACGGTGCAAGATTGACCAGTATCGAATGTGAATTCATCATCTCGCACTCGCTGCCAGGTATGCCAGGTAAATATTCAGAAACGTGAGGGCTGCCTGGATCATTCCCAGTTGCCCAAGAAATACACTGCTGAATGATCTAGGTACATAGATCGTATCACCTTCCTGGACTTCCGTAGCCTTACCCTGAAGGGTTTGATCATTGGCTCTAATGACTTCCATCTGGCGTAAAGACCCATCACGATTTGCACCCCCAGCAAGCACAATATACTCTTCGGCTTTCAGCCCGGGCTGAAAGGCGTACTGTCCCGGCTTACGAACCTCACCTATCACTGAAACACTCGCGATACAATCGATATACACAACATCACCGGGCTGCAGAGTGAAAGTGGAGAATTGATCAGCCGAGATTACCTGGAGCACTGATGATTCATGGCCCTGCAGACGCTGGAGGGTGATATTAGTTAAGTCAGCCTGGGTGCCAGTAGAGATTCTTTTAATGAAGTAGGCCACGGTCTCGTTGGGTTTCACTGCATAATAGGCTGGATTCACCGCCAGTCCGCGTACCGATACCAAGTCTCCCTTCACATCACCATAAGGTACAATAACCTGATCGCCCTCCTTCAAATACGGATTTTGGCTTAGGTCGCCATCATGGTAATAGCTGGCCAGGTCAAGAACCTGATTACCTTCGGAGCGGCGGACCAATTGAATCCGATGGAGGGCTGCATTTGGCTGAATCCCTCCTGCCAGGTTGAGCAAGTCCGTCAATCGGGATAGCGGGGTTACCTCATGAAAGCCGGGGCTCTTCACCGCCCCGGAAACGCTCACGCGGATTTCACGGATACCATATAAAACACAGCTGGCTTCATATGCAGGGTAAAACTCCTTAATAACCGCAAGTACCCGCTTGCTCGCATCCTCGGCGGTCAAATCCGCAGCTGCTACGGCTCCGATGCCGGGCAAGACGATTATACCAGTAGGGGCTACCGTGACTAATTCCAAGTATGGCTCCGAGCTCAGAATAGACACGATAAATCTGTCCCCCGGACCTACCATATACTCAGCTGGTACAATGGTATGTTCGAGTGCCGTGCCTTTGACTGGGATCTGATAGGGGGGCACGATTTTCTCTTCTGGCCTGGTTTCGGCCTGGTCCCTGTCATCAAACAGCCGGGTCTGGCCTACGACCATGCTCGCCATAACCGCCACACCTATGAGCATCTGTCCTACTTTTCGAAACATATCAGAAACCTCCCCCAAGCTGCCGCCATAGAACTGAATTCTATCCGCCAGCCATGGAAACAATGGATGATACTGACCGGATATTTCCTAAACACTGGAGCGATATATCGTATAGTTCCAGATAACCCTAACAATAAAAAAACCGAATGCCGCTACATTCGGTTTCCACTCAACCTCGTGTAAGGGCAAACTTGATCGATTAATAAAGAGTTAAAAGATCAATTACCCTTAACGAAGCTGTATATGCGCCTCCTATATCCTGATAACGATTATATAGTAAGTTATATGTCTAAAACATGGATGTCAATCACAACCGCTCTATATGAGACCTGCACGTCGGCGGATTGCCCATTCCAGGCCCAATAGTAGAACCAATACTACTACTAGATGAGGGAACTGCCATAGGGAGAAATTATACTCCCGGGCAACTGTTCTGGCGGAATATGCCAATCCTGAGAGGAGTTGTTGCACTCCTGGTAGTTCGGTATACCTGCCACCGGTAGTTCGGGCTAGCCGTTGAAGGCCATAGCGATTTTGAATTAATGACTCCAGTTCCACTCGCCCGGCTTGAACCTGAAAAGCGATGCCTGACCCCTCTGCATCCGATTCCTCTTCTTCGGTAACTCTAACACGATAAGGGCCGGACTCACCCGGCCAGAATTCGCCGACATATTCCCCCGCATCAAAGTCATAGGCCAGGGACACCAAGGATGTGCTCTCTGAACCCTGGACCTCTGCCGTCAGGATTGGCTTGAGCATCTTGATCCCGGCTCGATCGCGCATGATCCCCCTTAATAGCACCTTCTCACCCAGGTGATACTGTCTACGGTCAGGTTGAATTACATACGGCGAGAAACCTTCGGGTTCCAGTTGCCACTCGACGAGCGCGTTAAGAACATCAAGAAGATAATTTTTCCAGCCGGTGCGGTTGAGCTTCAGATGAGTTGAAGCCAGGGCTGGTAACAGCAGGATCCCCTTTTTACTGCCGCCAGCTATGCCGAAACTGATCACATGTCGTCCCTGCTCATCCACGAGCACTGCTGTCATAGCCCTATTGGTTTGGGGATTGA is a genomic window of Candidatus Neomarinimicrobiota bacterium containing:
- a CDS encoding Wzz/FepE/Etk N-terminal domain-containing protein yields the protein MTVVDPQKQYPSVLDYLGVLVRWRGFIVGVVLISAVMMAIYSLIMPKTFESKAVIVPTRESSPLTIYEAIPGNLLGLGLGRGSTEIFLLKAILESRTLKENVVRNFDLDEVYKAGNMDQAVQSLAAHITVTITTDNTLELSFDHNTSWFSFGKIGEESVRRFVQQVALGIVQQLDLLNRQYQGQEARNYREFIEERREEIGRELAAVEDSLSRFQEDNDVTIVDAQLIATFEAAAVLEAEVIKRELEYALAEAKLGPESPLIKSLQSELHATKSAFASSFGGNNDEKRFLLGYDRDLPTLMKEYLRLRRGIALQSEIFKFITTKYEESKLREAQDIPTINILDYPDVPDLRSAPRRAFMVITTGVLMTIFTVIIAFVLDFFRRTKIEHPEQYRELTRWMKRKR
- a CDS encoding SLBB domain-containing protein, with the protein product MFRKVGQMLIGVAVMASMVVGQTRLFDDRDQAETRPEEKIVPPYQIPVKGTALEHTIVPAEYMVGPGDRFIVSILSSEPYLELVTVAPTGIIVLPGIGAVAAADLTAEDASKRVLAVIKEFYPAYEASCVLYGIREIRVSVSGAVKSPGFHEVTPLSRLTDLLNLAGGIQPNAALHRIQLVRRSEGNQVLDLASYYHDGDLSQNPYLKEGDQVIVPYGDVKGDLVSVRGLAVNPAYYAVKPNETVAYFIKRISTGTQADLTNITLQRLQGHESSVLQVISADQFSTFTLQPGDVVYIDCIASVSVIGEVRKPGQYAFQPGLKAEEYIVLAGGANRDGSLRQMEVIRANDQTLQGKATEVQEGDTIYVPRSFSSVFLGQLGMIQAALTFLNIYLAYLAASAR